In Candidatus Thorarchaeota archaeon, one DNA window encodes the following:
- a CDS encoding NAD-dependent deacylase — protein sequence MTMSLDEAISKARKWVEEAENISALTGAGISVDSGIPDFRSEGGLWEKYNPNEYATYDSFMRDPSKFWKMGQELAEVILDAHPNEAHRALAKLEEESKLLGIITQNIDNLHQEAGNQKVVELHGNYLRAYCIECGKKYVGAKIQRRVAEGEIPPRCDECDGVLKSEAILFGEPLPEEAMSEAIRICQETELMLVIGTSLQVYPAAYLPHLAKKSNAKIILVNLNGDNRKDVADLLLEGRAADIMPQIV from the coding sequence ATGACCATGTCATTAGATGAGGCTATTTCCAAGGCTAGGAAATGGGTTGAAGAAGCGGAAAATATCTCAGCGCTAACTGGAGCTGGAATCAGCGTAGATTCAGGGATACCGGATTTCCGTTCCGAAGGGGGGCTATGGGAAAAATACAATCCTAATGAATATGCCACCTATGATAGTTTCATGAGAGATCCCAGCAAGTTCTGGAAAATGGGGCAGGAGCTAGCTGAGGTGATTCTTGATGCTCACCCGAACGAGGCTCACAGGGCCTTGGCCAAGTTGGAGGAGGAAAGCAAGCTTCTCGGAATAATAACCCAAAATATCGATAACCTGCATCAAGAGGCAGGGAATCAGAAAGTCGTCGAACTACATGGTAACTACCTCAGAGCCTATTGCATTGAATGTGGGAAGAAATATGTGGGCGCGAAGATACAGCGACGAGTAGCGGAAGGCGAAATACCACCAAGATGTGATGAATGCGACGGCGTCCTCAAGTCTGAAGCCATACTTTTTGGCGAACCACTGCCGGAAGAAGCCATGTCAGAAGCAATACGCATTTGTCAGGAGACGGAACTCATGCTTGTTATTGGTACCAGTCTACAAGTTTACCCGGCTGCCTATTTGCCCCATCTTGCCAAGAAATCGAATGCAAAAATCATACTTGTCAACCTGAATGGCGATAACCGCAAAGATGTAGCAGATCTCTTGCTCGAAGGCAGAGCTGCGGATATAATGCCCCAAATTGTCTAG
- a CDS encoding triphosphoribosyl-dephospho-CoA synthase, whose product MQTHEEVDDVAWRLSSCGQLALLIEASAPKPGNVNRIRCFSDTQYRHFLSSAAQAGRGFFRAVRVGISVAEGSRRYDEANLGQLILYSERETLGGFVGQNTVFGSILLLIPLTVAIGTTIFEEGGMEPKLVRHHLRILVEETTVNDALAFSQALQMIDSENHENKQERSWEDIHDRYDITNPHMQDNIREDQLTLGRLFEISAPVDPLCKEITEGYPLVLRRLYPRLLKKAAGIDSIEEAVVQVFMWMLSEKLDGHILRKNGLAAAKLIREYAKKTLIKYDSNQSLDEATAYLEKNIPHEINPGTTADFMAASIMCWLVDKEFS is encoded by the coding sequence ATGCAAACTCATGAAGAAGTAGATGATGTGGCCTGGAGATTAAGCTCCTGCGGACAGCTTGCATTGCTGATTGAGGCAAGCGCACCCAAGCCTGGCAATGTTAACAGAATCCGATGTTTTTCCGATACCCAGTATCGCCATTTCCTTTCTAGTGCTGCTCAGGCAGGAAGGGGATTCTTCCGGGCTGTACGGGTGGGAATATCAGTCGCAGAAGGTAGCAGAAGGTATGACGAAGCAAATCTAGGGCAACTCATTCTATACTCTGAGAGAGAAACTCTCGGAGGATTTGTGGGTCAAAATACAGTTTTCGGAAGCATTCTATTGTTGATTCCGCTTACCGTGGCAATTGGTACAACCATTTTTGAAGAAGGAGGTATGGAGCCAAAGCTGGTAAGACACCACCTGCGAATACTCGTTGAAGAAACAACTGTGAATGATGCACTGGCGTTCTCACAGGCTCTTCAAATGATAGACTCTGAAAACCACGAGAACAAACAAGAGAGAAGTTGGGAAGATATCCATGATCGCTATGACATAACCAATCCGCATATGCAAGACAATATCCGAGAAGATCAACTGACGCTTGGCAGGTTGTTCGAGATTTCTGCCCCAGTTGATCCATTATGCAAGGAAATAACTGAGGGATATCCATTAGTCCTAAGAAGGTTGTATCCCCGACTTCTGAAGAAGGCTGCAGGAATCGATTCAATCGAAGAAGCTGTGGTCCAGGTGTTCATGTGGATGCTCTCTGAGAAGCTGGATGGACATATACTAAGGAAGAATGGTCTAGCAGCTGCCAAGCTAATTAGGGAGTATGCAAAAAAGACTCTAATCAAATATGATTCAAATCAAAGCTTAGATGAAGCTACTGCGTATCTTGAGAAAAATATTCCGCATGAAATCAACCCTGGAACAACTGCAGATTTTATGGCTGCTTCAATCATGTGTTGGTTGGTAGACAAAGAGTTCAGTTAG
- a CDS encoding MarR family transcriptional regulator — MERNVVSLELPKSAIVVLNKLSKEGPMTPKDISREVDLAPRTVSFALRKLMGRKLCRKIPNLQDMRQPLYLADTDRAKEIRTKFNHVFRQFLQ; from the coding sequence ATGGAGAGAAACGTTGTGTCACTTGAACTTCCCAAGAGTGCTATAGTCGTCCTCAATAAACTGAGTAAGGAGGGCCCTATGACTCCTAAGGATATAAGCAGGGAAGTCGACCTGGCTCCGAGGACAGTTAGTTTTGCGCTACGAAAATTGATGGGGAGAAAGCTTTGCCGCAAAATTCCGAACTTGCAGGATATGCGACAACCACTCTATTTGGCTGACACGGATCGGGCAAAAGAGATACGTACAAAGTTTAATCATGTCTTCAGGCAATTCTTGCAATAG
- a CDS encoding D-glycerate dehydrogenase has translation MDKKVFVTRAIPDPGLERIRKEFVTDVWMPAKPPTKKEIIERAQGCHGLVTLLSDPIDSTVLNQLDELSIIAQYAVGYDNIDVKTATSKGIMVTNTPGVLTDATADFTWALIMAAARRVVEADAYVREGAWKVAWGPKMLLGKDIAGATLGIIGLGRIGSAVARRAKGFSMDVLFHTRSETEQTETIRHELDAKRVELDMILEESDIISLHVPLTSETKGMIGKRELEMMKEGAILINTSRGEVVDEAALFNALKNGHLFAAGLDVFHNEPVQHNNPLLQLDNVVLAPHIGSATLATRSKMAEICAENLSKGLKGEKPPNLVNPEVL, from the coding sequence TTGGACAAGAAGGTGTTTGTTACACGAGCGATTCCGGACCCAGGCCTAGAACGAATCAGGAAGGAATTCGTAACAGATGTATGGATGCCAGCTAAACCCCCGACAAAAAAGGAAATTATCGAGAGGGCACAGGGATGTCATGGTTTAGTTACCCTATTGTCAGATCCGATAGATTCCACAGTACTGAATCAACTCGACGAGTTATCAATCATAGCGCAATATGCAGTAGGATATGACAACATAGATGTGAAAACAGCTACCAGCAAAGGAATCATGGTTACAAATACCCCAGGGGTCCTTACTGATGCTACTGCAGATTTTACCTGGGCACTCATTATGGCAGCAGCCAGGAGAGTTGTCGAAGCTGATGCATATGTCAGAGAAGGAGCATGGAAAGTTGCATGGGGGCCCAAGATGCTTCTCGGAAAGGACATTGCAGGTGCCACCCTGGGCATCATCGGACTTGGTAGAATCGGTAGTGCTGTAGCACGAAGAGCAAAAGGATTCTCCATGGATGTCCTATTCCATACCAGATCAGAAACAGAACAAACAGAGACTATCAGACATGAACTTGATGCAAAAAGAGTAGAACTAGATATGATTCTAGAGGAGTCTGATATCATATCCTTGCATGTTCCATTGACCTCTGAAACGAAAGGAATGATAGGCAAAAGAGAATTAGAGATGATGAAGGAGGGAGCAATTCTGATTAACACTTCAAGGGGGGAGGTAGTCGATGAAGCGGCTCTCTTCAATGCCTTGAAGAATGGACATCTCTTTGCAGCTGGGCTAGATGTTTTTCACAACGAGCCTGTTCAACATAACAATCCTCTCCTCCAACTCGACAATGTTGTTCTAGCCCCACATATAGGAAGTGCAACACTTGCAACAAGATCGAAAATGGCAGAAATATGTGCTGAGAATCTGAGCAAGGGATTAAAGGGGGAAAAACCTCCTAATCTAGTAAACCCAGAGGTGTTATGA
- a CDS encoding nitroreductase family protein has protein sequence MNEDETIELLKSRSSVRNFSDEDIPKEILNEILEAGLRAPSAGNRQPWRIFVVKGNTKKRKLAEAAYGQHFVSQAPVTLVICAVPSESAQRYGQRGRELYSIQDTAALTYGILLAAHFKGYAGCWVGAFDENAVSEVLDLSQEFRPVSIIPLGKGTPKTKASRKSLSEVVIEID, from the coding sequence ATGAATGAAGACGAGACCATTGAGCTGCTGAAATCACGATCTTCAGTAAGAAACTTCTCTGATGAAGACATACCAAAGGAGATTCTCAACGAGATTCTTGAAGCCGGTCTACGAGCCCCTTCAGCAGGCAACAGGCAGCCGTGGAGGATTTTCGTTGTGAAGGGCAATACGAAGAAAAGGAAACTGGCAGAAGCGGCCTATGGACAGCACTTTGTCAGCCAAGCTCCTGTAACCTTGGTAATATGTGCTGTACCCTCAGAATCAGCTCAAAGATATGGCCAACGCGGTAGAGAGCTGTATTCGATTCAAGATACTGCTGCTCTCACATACGGCATCTTGCTTGCCGCACACTTCAAAGGATATGCTGGATGCTGGGTAGGTGCATTCGATGAGAACGCGGTTTCAGAAGTTCTTGATTTATCTCAGGAGTTCAGACCCGTTTCGATTATTCCGCTTGGCAAAGGTACTCCAAAAACCAAAGCAAGTAGAAAATCACTTTCTGAAGTCGTAATTGAAATCGATTAG